The following proteins come from a genomic window of Mariniflexile sp. TRM1-10:
- a CDS encoding helix-turn-helix domain-containing protein translates to MIIKPIKSEQDYEKALERLEVIFDSAENTKEGDEADILSMLIDNYENQHYPIEAPDPIEAIKIRMEEMNLKQKDLVGIIGGKSRVSEILNKKKRLTVDMIRELERVLHISASVLVNNYQLSK, encoded by the coding sequence ATGATAATAAAACCTATAAAATCAGAGCAAGATTACGAGAAAGCTTTAGAAAGATTAGAAGTGATTTTTGATTCAGCTGAAAACACAAAAGAAGGCGATGAAGCCGATATATTATCAATGTTAATTGATAACTATGAAAATCAGCATTATCCGATTGAAGCTCCAGACCCAATCGAAGCCATAAAAATCCGAATGGAGGAAATGAATCTTAAACAAAAGGATTTAGTTGGTATAATCGGAGGAAAAAGCAGGGTATCGGAAATACTTAATAAAAAGAAAAGACTAACAGTTGATATGATAAGGGAATTGGAAAGAGTTTTACATATTTCCGCTTCAGTTTTGGTAAATAATTACCAGTTATCGAAATAA
- a CDS encoding type II toxin-antitoxin system HigB family toxin, with the protein MKRIIAKRTLIEFWEKHADSEQYLKTWYETTKNSNWTSPNEIKQTYINASILKDSRVVFNIKGNAYRLIVKFNFDRQWAFIRFVGTHAEYDNIDADTI; encoded by the coding sequence ATGAAGAGAATCATTGCAAAGAGAACACTGATAGAATTTTGGGAAAAGCACGCTGATTCAGAGCAATATTTAAAAACTTGGTATGAAACAACTAAAAATTCAAATTGGACTTCGCCTAACGAGATTAAACAAACTTACATAAATGCCAGTATTTTAAAAGATAGTCGAGTTGTTTTTAACATCAAGGGAAACGCTTATAGATTAATTGTAAAATTCAATTTTGATAGACAATGGGCCTTTATAAGGTTTGTAGGAACACACGCGGAATACGATAATATAGACGCAGACACCATTTAA
- a CDS encoding helix-turn-helix domain-containing protein, with the protein MEYFNDIKKPSKKEQIAAMKSYNALAATLEELHSENPEIEIEETAEKIRIPLKALKLLAKILEATSQGHSISVVPIATEMTTQAAAELLGCSRPHFVKLLEEGKIPFTLVGRHRRVKFEDVMDYKKEMKLKQERLLIDMMKSDEELGLYDS; encoded by the coding sequence ATGGAGTACTTTAATGACATAAAAAAGCCTTCAAAAAAAGAGCAAATTGCAGCGATGAAATCGTATAATGCGCTTGCGGCTACTTTGGAAGAATTGCATTCAGAGAATCCAGAAATTGAAATTGAAGAAACTGCTGAAAAAATAAGAATTCCTTTAAAAGCGCTTAAACTTTTAGCGAAAATATTAGAGGCAACAAGTCAAGGACATTCAATTTCTGTCGTTCCGATTGCTACTGAAATGACAACTCAAGCGGCCGCTGAATTATTAGGTTGTTCAAGACCTCATTTTGTTAAGTTGCTTGAGGAAGGGAAAATTCCATTTACTTTGGTTGGAAGACATCGTAGAGTGAAATTTGAAGATGTTATGGATTATAAGAAAGAAATGAAATTGAAACAAGAACGGCTTTTAATAGATATGATGAAGTCTGATGAAGAGTTAGGATTATATGATTCATAG
- a CDS encoding PIN domain-containing protein, with the protein MIHSVRFTCVLDTNVIYPIEIRDLLFWFAHYELFTPKWSNHIFDEWEDVMKRKGITKEEIKKRTNIANSVFPDALVVNYKPLISGLTLPDEKDRHVLAAAIKTNANVIVTNNLKDFPEEYLATFGLVAKSADDFIADIIDLNHDKALEAFRKLVLNRRNPDLDTYEVLDNLRKNGLVNSANYLHSLL; encoded by the coding sequence ATGATTCATAGTGTACGTTTTACATGTGTTCTTGATACCAATGTTATTTATCCAATTGAAATAAGAGATTTGCTTTTTTGGTTTGCTCATTATGAATTATTTACTCCAAAGTGGAGCAATCATATTTTTGATGAATGGGAAGATGTTATGAAACGAAAAGGTATAACCAAAGAGGAAATTAAAAAAAGGACAAATATTGCAAATTCAGTATTTCCAGATGCATTAGTCGTGAATTATAAACCTTTGATTTCGGGATTGACCTTACCTGATGAAAAAGACCGTCATGTGCTTGCAGCAGCAATAAAAACCAATGCAAATGTAATAGTGACAAATAATTTAAAAGATTTTCCGGAAGAATATTTAGCTACTTTTGGACTTGTCGCAAAATCTGCTGATGATTTTATCGCTGATATTATAGATTTAAATCATGATAAAGCATTGGAAGCCTTTAGAAAATTAGTTTTAAATAGAAGAAATCCCGATTTGGATACATATGAAGTATTAGATAATTTAAGAAAGAATGGATTGGTTAATTCAGCTAATTACCTACATTCGCTTCTTTAG
- a CDS encoding YdeI/OmpD-associated family protein: protein MEKVEKYIEKIERWKEETKLLRKICLDCGLDEDFKWMHPCYTFQGNNIVLIHGFKEYCALLFHKGALLQDTNNILIQQTENVQSARQIRFTKVQEIIDLKSIIKAYIFEAIEVEKAGLKVKMKKTSEFKMPDEFKKTLEDNPDLKSAFKALTPGRQRGYLLYFSQAKQSKTRESRIEKSIPKIFEGKGLNDL from the coding sequence ATGGAAAAAGTCGAAAAATACATAGAGAAAATAGAACGGTGGAAAGAAGAAACAAAGCTGTTAAGAAAAATATGTTTGGATTGTGGGCTTGATGAAGACTTTAAGTGGATGCACCCTTGCTATACATTCCAAGGAAATAATATCGTCTTAATTCACGGCTTTAAAGAGTATTGTGCACTTCTTTTTCATAAAGGCGCTTTATTGCAAGACACCAACAACATTCTAATTCAGCAAACAGAGAATGTGCAATCGGCCCGCCAAATCCGATTTACCAAAGTGCAAGAAATCATAGATCTAAAATCCATTATCAAAGCTTATATTTTTGAAGCGATTGAGGTTGAAAAAGCAGGTTTGAAAGTGAAAATGAAAAAGACTTCCGAGTTTAAAATGCCTGATGAATTTAAAAAAACCTTAGAGGACAATCCCGATTTAAAATCCGCATTTAAAGCATTAACACCAGGTCGGCAAAGAGGTTATTTACTGTATTTTTCACAAGCCAAACAATCGAAAACCCGTGAATCGAGAATTGAAAAATCAATCCCCAAGATATTCGAAGGAAAAGGGCTGAATGATCTATAA
- a CDS encoding DoxX family protein, which translates to MTTKRNKIIYWIVTGFLSFGMLAGGVQQMLQIGGYNEIIKQLGYPQYLLSILGVWKILGVIAILIPKFPLLKEWAYAGFFFVMSGASISHFAVGQSLTEAMPSLILLLATILSWYFRPESRKITSLTK; encoded by the coding sequence ATGACAACAAAGAGAAATAAAATCATTTATTGGATAGTTACTGGCTTCCTTTCATTTGGAATGTTAGCAGGTGGTGTGCAGCAAATGCTTCAAATTGGTGGATACAATGAAATCATTAAACAATTAGGCTATCCACAATACCTTTTAAGTATTCTCGGTGTTTGGAAAATATTGGGTGTCATTGCCATTCTTATTCCCAAATTCCCCCTATTAAAAGAATGGGCATATGCTGGATTTTTCTTTGTAATGTCTGGAGCATCCATTTCCCATTTCGCAGTCGGTCAATCATTAACAGAAGCAATGCCATCATTAATATTATTGCTTGCAACTATTTTGTCTTGGTATTTCAGACCAGAAAGCAGAAAAATCACCTCGTTAACAAAATAA
- a CDS encoding SRPBCC domain-containing protein, translating into MEKKTKINAIEGKQELVITREFELPIELLFKAYTEPELVEQWMGTKVIKLENRNHGGYQFETSYNGNVVFKANGTIHEILPNKKIIRTFEMENMPSGVQLEFLEFEKLTDETSKLTMQIIYRSEKHRAEQLKLPFASGLNMAHDRLQDILSNLK; encoded by the coding sequence ATGGAGAAAAAAACAAAAATCAATGCCATAGAAGGCAAACAAGAATTAGTAATAACACGGGAATTTGAATTACCCATAGAATTACTTTTTAAAGCATATACTGAACCTGAACTTGTAGAACAATGGATGGGTACAAAAGTGATAAAACTTGAAAATAGAAATCACGGTGGTTATCAGTTTGAAACTTCATACAACGGCAATGTCGTATTTAAGGCAAACGGAACAATTCACGAAATTTTACCCAATAAAAAAATCATCCGCACCTTTGAAATGGAAAATATGCCTAGTGGTGTTCAGCTTGAATTCTTGGAATTTGAAAAACTCACTGACGAAACTAGTAAATTGACCATGCAAATAATTTACAGGTCTGAGAAACACCGAGCAGAACAGTTAAAACTACCTTTTGCTAGTGGTTTAAATATGGCACACGATAGATTACAGGACATTTTAAGCAATTTAAAATAA
- a CDS encoding ArsR/SmtB family transcription factor has product MKLRRDVFQAIADPTRRTIISLVALQALTPTAIAGNFDYSRQTISKHIQILTECEILEQEQRGREIYYQLNPQGMKEIAEFIEPFRNMWDDRFNKLETLMKSKIHEDKKK; this is encoded by the coding sequence ATGAAACTAAGAAGAGACGTATTTCAAGCCATAGCTGACCCTACCCGTAGAACGATCATTTCTTTAGTCGCTCTTCAAGCATTGACACCAACTGCAATTGCTGGAAATTTTGACTATTCAAGACAAACGATTTCCAAGCATATACAAATCCTTACGGAATGCGAAATACTCGAACAGGAACAAAGAGGCCGGGAGATTTACTATCAGCTAAACCCCCAAGGAATGAAAGAAATAGCTGAATTCATTGAACCCTTTAGAAACATGTGGGATGACCGATTTAATAAATTGGAAACATTAATGAAATCGAAGATTCACGAGGACAAAAAGAAATAA
- the gatB/aspS gene encoding bifunctional amidotransferase subunit GatB/aspartate--tRNA ligase AspS — MELEQLDAALKAHELELVIGLETHVRLNTKTKLFCSCPNQEIDTPNQNICSVCTGQMGVLPAINKEAITKAIYFGKAVKSSFENEVISWDRKHYEYPDNPKNIQITQFHNPIIPDGQVSCFRNDGSQFTVNLTQVHIEEDAAKLMHEKTVSLVDFNKAGVPLIEIVTEPCIRHIEDASIYAQYIQRIVQNLKISEANLEKGEFKSDVSVSLRKKHSYALNPRTEIKNLNSFKFMVDALKEEVEKQFNYYIEHKEFRPDQTTVLWDADLKQTKTMRKKEFEADYRFISEPDLPFVNIKSAVEAIHVDTKTLPFAVESILINGGVLPQDAKFFTADSLRSETFVAINNELNDASFVAKTLSNNIKPEAYSQIENIQDFIAVFKLFKEEKITVVLVQNAIKSLLADAHFDYKTYFEDNSISEEKIQDAIAKVISENEAIANDIKAGNQGKSGILVGKVIEIIGKGASGKVVREGILKMLAGDDRRPMTDDGSTTQQQTTPQQTTTNQQPTTKEEILPQIPIVIKEEYRTHVITAISETNISEKVTFSGWVSSVRDHGELIFIDLRDSSTEVFQVRLSRESFPNLDELVKLKPESVITVTGTIVQRKEDDYNAALRTGTIEMEAYELDILNLSRTLPFEIKRATKTNENTRFQYKFLDHRNDDVRRVIVNRHKVIKLLRDILDEEHFLEIETPILSAGTDEGAREFIVPTRKQSGAFYTLPQAPQQFKQMLMVSGYEKYFQIARCFRDEDSRGDRQPEFTQLDMELAYASMQQIIDLNTKMFNEVVTKIYGNKWILRPFEVITYQDAMDFYGCDRPDLRFGLKLQTITDIVKDTTFQVFSKPIEEGGIVKCIKVSAEEQGNKRLSKGQIEKLTGIAQQHGLGGLAYIIVNETDLQSPIIKFLGEDIAAGIIKATNAQVGDIVFFSAADYATANKALDAVRQELGKMLHLINAKELRPAWVIDFPMFEKTDEGRWTFTHNPFSMPAVYDIDKHMNGKEEEIGSIIAQQYDLILNGYEIGGGSVRAHKPEILEATYKNMGYSKEEMLKSVGTMYKAFHYGAPPHGGIAWGVDRLMMILEKKASIREVMAFPKTGTSEDLLFGAPSILSDKKIEEMNVRVIKK; from the coding sequence ATGGAATTGGAGCAATTAGACGCGGCATTAAAAGCCCACGAGTTAGAATTAGTTATCGGACTGGAAACACACGTTCGACTAAACACAAAAACCAAGTTGTTCTGTTCTTGTCCGAATCAAGAAATAGACACCCCAAACCAAAACATCTGTTCTGTTTGTACGGGGCAAATGGGCGTTTTGCCTGCCATCAATAAAGAAGCGATTACCAAAGCTATTTATTTTGGAAAAGCAGTAAAATCATCTTTTGAAAATGAAGTGATTTCTTGGGATAGAAAGCATTATGAATATCCGGACAACCCAAAGAATATTCAAATCACACAGTTTCACAACCCGATTATTCCAGACGGGCAAGTGTCCTGTTTTAGAAATGATGGCAGCCAGTTTACGGTCAATTTAACCCAAGTTCATATTGAGGAAGATGCTGCCAAATTGATGCACGAAAAAACCGTATCGTTAGTCGATTTTAACAAAGCTGGCGTACCACTTATTGAAATTGTTACCGAACCTTGTATTCGCCATATCGAAGATGCTTCCATTTATGCCCAATACATTCAACGTATTGTTCAAAATTTAAAAATAAGTGAAGCCAATCTTGAAAAAGGTGAGTTTAAATCGGATGTTTCGGTATCACTTCGCAAAAAACACAGTTACGCTTTAAACCCACGTACCGAAATTAAAAACTTAAATTCGTTTAAGTTTATGGTCGATGCTTTAAAGGAGGAAGTTGAAAAACAATTCAACTATTATATTGAGCACAAAGAATTCAGACCTGACCAAACCACGGTTTTGTGGGATGCCGACTTAAAGCAAACCAAAACCATGCGTAAAAAGGAATTTGAAGCTGATTACCGTTTCATTTCTGAACCCGATTTGCCGTTTGTAAATATTAAAAGTGCCGTTGAAGCCATTCACGTGGATACCAAAACGCTTCCCTTTGCTGTGGAATCCATTTTGATAAATGGCGGCGTATTGCCACAGGATGCTAAATTCTTTACGGCAGACTCGTTACGTTCCGAAACCTTCGTGGCTATTAATAATGAATTGAATGACGCCTCGTTTGTTGCTAAAACCTTGTCAAACAACATAAAACCTGAAGCGTATTCACAAATTGAAAACATTCAAGATTTTATTGCTGTTTTCAAATTATTTAAAGAGGAAAAAATAACGGTTGTATTGGTTCAAAATGCCATAAAATCGTTGTTGGCTGACGCTCATTTTGATTATAAAACCTATTTTGAAGACAACAGTATTTCCGAAGAAAAAATCCAGGATGCCATTGCCAAAGTCATTTCAGAAAATGAAGCCATAGCCAATGACATTAAAGCCGGAAACCAAGGGAAATCGGGTATTTTAGTTGGAAAAGTGATTGAAATTATTGGTAAAGGCGCGTCTGGAAAAGTAGTGCGTGAAGGTATTTTGAAGATGCTTGCTGGAGATGACCGAAGACCGATGACCGATGACGGAAGTACAACTCAACAACAAACAACTCCACAACAAACAACAACCAACCAACAACCAACAACCAAAGAAGAAATTCTACCTCAAATTCCCATCGTCATAAAAGAGGAATACCGAACGCATGTAATCACTGCTATTTCTGAAACTAATATTTCCGAGAAAGTAACCTTTTCAGGTTGGGTTTCCAGTGTTCGCGATCATGGTGAATTGATATTTATAGATTTACGGGATTCTAGTACCGAAGTTTTCCAAGTACGCTTAAGTAGGGAATCGTTCCCTAATTTGGATGAACTGGTGAAGTTAAAACCAGAATCGGTTATTACTGTTACCGGAACCATCGTGCAACGTAAGGAAGATGACTATAATGCTGCCTTAAGAACCGGAACCATAGAAATGGAAGCTTACGAACTCGATATTTTAAACCTATCGAGAACGCTGCCTTTTGAAATAAAACGTGCGACAAAGACCAATGAAAACACTCGTTTTCAATATAAGTTTTTAGACCACAGAAATGATGATGTGCGTCGCGTTATTGTCAACCGTCATAAGGTTATCAAATTACTGCGTGATATTTTAGATGAGGAGCATTTCTTGGAAATTGAAACCCCTATTTTAAGTGCAGGAACCGATGAAGGGGCTCGCGAATTTATTGTACCAACACGTAAGCAATCCGGGGCATTTTATACCTTGCCACAAGCACCCCAGCAGTTTAAACAAATGTTGATGGTGAGTGGTTACGAAAAGTATTTCCAAATTGCACGCTGCTTTAGGGATGAAGATTCCCGTGGTGACCGCCAACCGGAATTCACCCAATTGGACATGGAATTGGCGTATGCCAGCATGCAGCAAATCATCGATTTAAACACCAAAATGTTTAATGAAGTGGTGACGAAAATATATGGCAACAAATGGATTTTACGTCCGTTTGAAGTGATTACCTACCAAGATGCCATGGATTTTTATGGTTGCGACAGACCCGATTTGCGTTTTGGCTTAAAACTTCAAACCATTACAGACATTGTAAAAGATACGACCTTCCAAGTATTCAGCAAGCCTATTGAAGAAGGCGGTATTGTAAAATGTATTAAGGTCTCTGCTGAAGAACAAGGCAACAAGCGTTTATCGAAAGGGCAAATTGAAAAATTAACAGGCATTGCACAACAGCACGGTTTGGGTGGTTTGGCTTATATCATTGTAAATGAAACCGATTTACAATCGCCAATTATTAAATTTTTAGGTGAAGATATTGCTGCAGGTATTATAAAAGCAACCAACGCTCAGGTGGGTGATATTGTGTTTTTCTCGGCTGCCGATTATGCCACAGCAAATAAAGCTCTGGATGCGGTTCGTCAGGAACTTGGTAAGATGTTGCATTTAATTAATGCGAAAGAATTACGTCCGGCTTGGGTGATTGATTTCCCTATGTTTGAAAAAACGGATGAAGGTCGTTGGACCTTTACCCACAACCCTTTCTCGATGCCAGCAGTTTATGATATCGATAAACACATGAATGGCAAAGAGGAAGAAATAGGAAGCATCATTGCCCAACAATACGATTTGATATTGAATGGTTACGAAATTGGTGGTGGTTCGGTACGTGCCCACAAACCGGAAATTTTGGAAGCTACTTATAAAAACATGGGCTACAGCAAAGAGGAGATGCTAAAAAGCGTTGGCACCATGTATAAAGCCTTCCATTATGGAGCACCTCCACATGGTGGTATTGCTTGGGGTGTAGACCGTTTGATGATGATTTTAGAGAAAAAAGCATCGATTCGTGAAGTGATGGCATTCCCAAAAACAGGCACCAGTGAGGATTTATTATTTGGCGCGCCTTCTATACTTTCTGATAAAAAGATTGAGGAAATGAATGTTAGGGTTATTAAGAAATAA
- a CDS encoding amidase family protein, with protein sequence MDSQIKQLHQQLMNKEISCTALIQEKLDLLKANTNNTVNTLLDSLALELATKVDTKIANGEPIGLLEGIPFGIKDVYMLQGTYTTASSQLLKNYKSAYTATAIQKLLDAGAIPIVKENCDSFGHGSSSENTIFGAVKNAINPNLVGGGSSGGSAVNVAKDYTVFSIGGDTGGSVRQPAGYNHVYGLKPTYGRISRYGLMAYASSTDCVGPIAKSVEDIRIVLNVMSGKDVKDQTTYASSEITKETISNAEGIKTVGYFKNFIENEAIDSKIKADFLDAIEKIKAKGIVVKELDFFKSDILVSTYYTLAMAETASNLSRLDGSNYGHRIEDKNLKESYAITRSENFSEETKRRIVGGNQVLSQGFSDEIYLKGLALRDAISENFENDFKEVDIIISPVTPSTPPKIGDSLKDPLAMYLSDAYTVGFSLGQLPTLTVPQGTETGLQITAAKNNDELVLKFANFLKDTI encoded by the coding sequence ATGGACTCTCAAATAAAACAACTTCATCAGCAATTGATGAATAAGGAAATTTCTTGCACAGCGTTAATCCAAGAAAAATTAGATCTACTAAAGGCCAACACCAACAACACCGTTAACACTTTGTTAGATTCTTTAGCATTAGAATTAGCTACTAAAGTAGATACCAAAATAGCAAACGGAGAACCTATTGGTCTATTGGAGGGCATTCCTTTTGGGATTAAAGACGTGTATATGCTGCAAGGCACTTACACAACGGCGAGCTCTCAGTTATTAAAAAATTATAAATCGGCTTACACAGCAACAGCCATTCAAAAATTATTGGATGCTGGTGCGATTCCTATTGTCAAAGAGAATTGTGATAGTTTTGGTCATGGCTCTTCGAGTGAAAATACCATTTTCGGTGCTGTGAAAAACGCTATCAACCCCAATTTGGTGGGTGGTGGTTCCAGTGGTGGATCCGCTGTGAATGTCGCTAAAGATTACACTGTATTTTCCATTGGTGGCGACACCGGAGGTTCGGTGCGTCAACCTGCAGGCTACAACCATGTGTATGGTTTAAAACCGACTTACGGGCGTATTTCGCGTTACGGTTTGATGGCGTATGCATCATCAACAGATTGTGTGGGCCCTATCGCCAAATCGGTTGAGGATATCCGTATCGTATTGAACGTGATGAGTGGCAAAGACGTTAAAGACCAAACCACTTACGCTTCCTCGGAAATTACAAAAGAAACCATTTCAAATGCTGAAGGCATTAAAACCGTTGGCTATTTCAAGAACTTTATTGAAAATGAAGCGATTGATTCTAAAATCAAAGCTGATTTTTTAGATGCTATAGAAAAAATAAAAGCCAAAGGTATTGTTGTTAAGGAACTTGATTTCTTTAAATCCGATATTTTAGTTTCGACTTATTACACCTTGGCAATGGCCGAAACGGCTTCTAACTTATCACGATTGGATGGCAGCAATTACGGCCATCGTATTGAGGATAAAAACCTAAAGGAATCGTATGCCATTACACGTTCTGAAAACTTTTCAGAAGAAACAAAACGCCGTATTGTTGGTGGCAACCAAGTATTGTCTCAAGGATTTTCAGATGAAATTTATTTAAAAGGATTGGCTTTACGCGATGCTATTTCCGAAAATTTTGAAAATGATTTTAAGGAAGTCGATATCATCATATCGCCTGTAACACCAAGCACACCACCAAAAATTGGTGATAGTTTAAAAGATCCGCTTGCCATGTATTTAAGCGATGCTTACACCGTTGGGTTTAGTTTAGGGCAATTACCAACCTTAACTGTACCACAAGGCACGGAAACTGGCTTGCAAATAACGGCAGCAAAAAATAATGACGAACTTGTTTTGAAGTTTGCTAACTTCTTAAAAGACACGATATAA
- a CDS encoding Asp-tRNA(Asn)/Glu-tRNA(Gln) amidotransferase subunit GatC, producing the protein MSKIMTVDILSSIKGAQPSEAVNKLFDVIKNAQPTNNNSFNNNHNNAVSLNDLRDDVVIESSAIEKQIIIENFPKKKNGYLVVSKVIEE; encoded by the coding sequence ATGAGTAAAATTATGACAGTCGACATATTGTCGAGTATTAAAGGAGCACAGCCCAGCGAGGCGGTGAACAAATTATTTGATGTGATTAAAAATGCACAACCTACAAATAATAACTCTTTTAATAATAATCATAATAATGCCGTGTCGTTAAACGATTTAAGAGACGATGTCGTGATTGAAAGTTCTGCCATTGAGAAACAAATCATTATCGAAAACTTCCCCAAAAAAAAGAATGGCTATTTGGTAGTTTCTAAAGTTATAGAAGAATAA
- the gyrB gene encoding DNA topoisomerase (ATP-hydrolyzing) subunit B: MKEEFNKHNYSADSIQALEGMEHVRMRPSMYIGDVGTRGLHHLVYEVVDNSIDEALAGHCNNITVIINEDNSITTEDDGRGIPVDLHKKEGVSALEVVMTKIGAGGKFDKDSYKVSGGLHGVGVSCVNALSEHLRATVYRDGKIYEQEYERGKAMYPVKQIGETDKRGTTVTFKPDGTIFTQTLEYSYDTLASRMRELAYLNKGITIHLVDKRATKEDGSFEGETFYSEEGLKEFIKFLDGNREPLMKDVIAFEGEKNGVPVEVAMVYNTSYAENLHSYVNNINTHEGGTHLSGFRRGLTMTLKKYADESGLLKNLKFEIAGDDFREGLTAIISVKVQEPQFEGQTKTKLGNREVSASVSQAVSEMLTDYLEEHPDDAKIIVQKVILAAQARHAAQKAREMVQRKTVMSIGGLPGKLSDCSEQDPSKCEVFLVEGDSAGGTAKQGRDRAFQAILPLRGKILNVEKAMVHKVFENEEIKNIFTALGVTIGTEEDSKALNLSKLRYHKVVIMCDADIDGSHIATLILTFFFRYMKELIENGHIYIATPPLYLVKKGNKKAYAWSDKERDTIAEEMGGSVSIQRYKGLGEMNAEQLWDTTMNPEFRTMRLVQIDNGTEADRIFSMLMGDEVPPRRDFIEKNAVYAKIDA, encoded by the coding sequence ATGAAGGAAGAATTTAATAAGCACAATTATTCAGCAGACAGTATTCAGGCGTTAGAAGGCATGGAGCATGTACGTATGCGTCCGTCTATGTACATTGGAGATGTTGGTACAAGAGGACTGCACCATTTAGTTTATGAGGTTGTTGATAATTCGATTGATGAAGCACTCGCTGGGCATTGTAATAATATTACGGTAATAATTAATGAAGATAATTCGATAACCACCGAAGATGATGGTCGTGGTATCCCCGTAGATTTACATAAAAAAGAAGGTGTTTCGGCTCTAGAGGTTGTTATGACTAAAATTGGAGCAGGAGGTAAGTTTGATAAAGATTCCTATAAAGTATCTGGTGGTTTGCATGGCGTAGGGGTGAGTTGTGTGAATGCTTTGTCTGAACATTTACGAGCTACAGTTTACAGAGACGGAAAAATTTACGAGCAAGAATACGAGCGTGGTAAAGCCATGTATCCTGTTAAACAAATTGGTGAAACCGATAAAAGAGGAACGACCGTTACTTTTAAGCCTGACGGAACTATTTTTACACAAACCCTAGAGTATAGTTATGATACTTTAGCGAGTAGAATGCGTGAGTTGGCTTATTTAAATAAAGGTATTACCATTCATTTAGTTGATAAAAGAGCGACTAAAGAAGATGGTTCTTTTGAAGGAGAAACGTTTTATTCTGAAGAAGGTTTAAAAGAGTTTATCAAGTTTTTAGATGGCAATAGAGAGCCTTTAATGAAAGACGTTATTGCGTTTGAAGGCGAGAAAAACGGGGTTCCTGTTGAAGTTGCGATGGTTTATAACACCTCGTATGCCGAAAACTTGCACTCGTATGTAAACAATATTAATACACATGAAGGTGGGACGCATTTGTCTGGATTCCGCCGTGGGTTAACGATGACTTTAAAGAAGTATGCAGACGAATCTGGCTTACTTAAAAATTTAAAATTCGAAATTGCCGGTGATGATTTCCGTGAAGGTTTGACCGCCATCATTTCGGTAAAAGTTCAAGAACCACAATTTGAAGGACAAACCAAAACCAAATTAGGAAACCGAGAAGTGTCTGCTTCGGTAAGTCAGGCCGTTTCTGAAATGCTGACCGATTATTTGGAAGAACATCCAGACGATGCTAAAATCATTGTGCAAAAAGTGATATTGGCGGCACAAGCGCGTCATGCAGCTCAAAAAGCACGTGAGATGGTTCAGCGTAAAACCGTTATGAGTATTGGTGGTTTGCCTGGTAAATTAAGTGACTGTTCGGAACAAGATCCTTCAAAATGTGAAGTATTTCTTGTAGAGGGAGATTCGGCAGGTGGAACTGCAAAACAAGGTCGTGATAGAGCATTTCAAGCAATTCTTCCGCTTCGTGGAAAAATCTTGAATGTTGAAAAAGCCATGGTTCACAAAGTATTTGAAAACGAAGAGATTAAAAACATCTTTACAGCTTTAGGTGTAACCATCGGAACGGAAGAAGATAGTAAAGCACTTAACCTTTCTAAATTGCGTTACCATAAAGTTGTTATTATGTGTGATGCCGATATTGATGGTAGCCATATTGCAACTTTAATATTGACATTCTTCTTTAGATATATGAAAGAATTAATAGAGAACGGTCATATTTATATTGCAACGCCTCCTTTATATTTAGTTAAAAAAGGAAATAAAAAAGCATATGCTTGGAGTGATAAAGAGCGTGATACTATAGCTGAAGAGATGGGAGGCAGTGTAAGCATCCAACGTTATAAAGGTCTTGGAGAAATGAATGCAGAGCAACTTTGGGATACCACTATGAATCCTGAGTTTAGAACCATGCGTTTAGTTCAAATAGATAACGGTACGGAGGCCGATAGAATCTTCTCGATGCTTATGGGTGATGAAGTGCCACCTCGTAGGGATTTTATTGAAAAGAATGCTGTTTATGCTAAAATTGATGCTTAA